TTTTTGATGGCCGAGTGCAACATGTCTCCCATATTTTAATGTATGATTAATGATAAACATTGCATCAGACTATGAAACAGTCTGCGATCTAATTTGAGTCCACCCTGGCAAAGTTGTCAAACAAATAATTTGTTATAAAAAGAAGCCCCACAAGCCAGTGTACATAAAGGTCCAAAAGAAGGCTAACATTGCTTCATTTTTTTCTCCACTAATAAAATACCTCTTCACTTGTATGGTACCTTTTCAAATACCCCTTCAAAAAGTAATACCTTATGTTACTGTTTGGAAAGCATCCGTTGGCATACGGCCCTTTACCGACCGTTTCGAGCTTTTAATGTCTTTAAAGCCCGCTCCCACCCGTCCCTCCCATAATTTCCCTTTTGGTTCCCACTGATTGGGTCTCCTCCCTTCCCCCGTAACCTGTTGttttccttccctccctcccctTCGGTTTCTGAAGTACATTTCAAATAGAACAGCGGATAGAAGAGGGAgtataatctctctctctctctctctctctctctcggctaCCATCTTGCAGAGCATTTGGCTGCTCCTAGAATGCGGCACTTGTATCTTAGCAGCAGAAGTTTCAAGCGCCTTCTCTCTGTCTCCATTGGAAAAAGGAGAAGAATAGAAGGAAGTCCGGAGGAGAATGGCTCCCCTGGCCAGGATGAAAGCAAATCCATTGAGCCATCACAGGACGAGAAGCCACCTCAGAAGCCCAGTTGGAGATGCTTCTCATATGAAGAAGTCCACAAAGCAACAAATGGTTTTCATCAAGGTCTGTGATTATAACCCTCTTGGAATGAGAAGATAATACATTTTGTCAACACTTCTCTAATCTTTATGTTCTTTTGGCATTGGAATGGCGCAGATAATTTGGTCGGCAGAGGGGGGTATGCCGAGGTGTACAGAGGACTGCTGGAGGATGGGCAGGTGATTGCAGTGAAGAGGCTGACGAGAGCTTCCACTGATGAGCAGAAGGAGAAGGACTTCTTGCAGGAGCTCGGGACCATTGGCCATGTCCGGCATCCCAATGTCTCGGCCCTTTTGGGCTGCTGCGTCGACCGAGATCTTCATCTTATCTTCGAGTTCTCTTCGCATGGTTCTGTCTCCTCTAATCTGCATGGTAACATATCTAATCATAAAAACTGCACCAGTGTGCGTTCTCCAAATTCTCTTTGAGAAGAGTGGAGGTGGATTCAAGTGTGTTCCATTTTTGTGCCGTAGATGAGAAATCGCCACCAATGGCTTGGAAGCTGAGGTACAACATTGCAGTGGGTACCGCTCGTGGGCTTCATTATTTGCACAAGGGATGCCAAAGAAGGATTATTCACAGAGACATCAAGGCCTCCAATATACTTCTGACAGCGAATTTTGAACCTCAGGTACCGGGCAGAGCCCTGTTTTTTTTACCTCGTCGATCGATCAACCCCTCAAGATAAACTTCGATGTCTTAAACTGATGAGTCAATATCACCATCTCAGATTTCAGATTTTGGGCTCGCAAAGTGGCTTCCGTCGGAGTGGACTCACCGTGCCGTCGCACCAATTGAAGGGACATTCGGGTTGGTAATCTATGAAACTTTGCTCCAAGTGTGAAAGAAAATGTTTCGAGGCATGAATTCGGAAATGGATTTTGATGATCATGTACATGCATATGGAATATGTGTGGACATGAACATTCACATGAAATGCCATACAAGCAGCATCTTATGGAGCTTGTGATATTGCTAGGTGTTTGGCACCAGAATACTTCATGCATGGGATTGTTGATGAGAAGACTGATGTCTTTGCTTTTGGAGTCTTCCTCTTGGAGATCATATCAGGGAGGAAACCAGTGGATGGGTCCCACAAGAGCTTGCTTAGCTGGGTAAATGCCTGTCTAATCCTATATCCTCATGGATCCtctcttttaaaattaaattgaagGTTGTATCTTTTCCACTGAATTAGCAATACTGTCGCAGGCAAAACCTTATTTAGGTGATGGCACGATACAAAAACTGGTGGATCCACGACTAGAACAGGACTACGACATGGGACAGTTGAAGAGGCTTACCTTCATAGCCTCTCTTTGCGTCAGGGCAACTGCAACATGGCGTCCATCGATGACCGAGGTACTGTGTTTGTTTGTAGTAGGTCGCCTAATCATTCTTAACGGGATGTTATGATATCTTGTTGGACTGATAAAGACGCACAACATGCGCTTAAAGAGACATAATAATCTACATGTGAAATATTTATTAGAAACGCATAGAGCAAAAGGCAGTATGATGCTTAAAAGTTGTGAAAGATCAACAAAACCAACACAAAGCATCCTGAAATGGACATTCTCTTATGATGCAAGTATCGGTATGAAACAAAAAAGGTTCGGCAATGGTTCACTATAATTAATAAAGAAACTTTGCAGACCCGTGAGCTTTTTGTGTTTTCTACTATCGACATACATTGGTCCATACTTGATTTATCATGCAAAAGCTTTCTTTTAGCTGTCGTGACGCCTTCATTTGTCTTTGATTGAGTAACTAATTTCATATTCTACTAGCAAATTGCATTTTAATAATCTCGCCACCTTGAAGACCGAGTTAGTTCCAAAAACTTGGCTAATGTGTTTGGTAATAcacagctttcccttgcataatTCTGGATCTCTCTTTCCCTTGACTAGCTTCCAAATCTCATCTTGCTTCTTCTGCCAAATGTAATTTTACTAGTGCAGGACGTGCAATGATAAGTTTATTTAACAAATGAGAGTTTTGGTAGTAAACCATGCTTTAAGGTAACTTAAAATATAGTATGTTCTGCAAATATCAAATAATTGAAAGTCACAAGCATTAGACAGCAGCCATATACCATATTAGTTTACCTGAATTGACTCCATCTAACCACCAAAAAGATAAAATGGTGAAGGTTGCTACCATCAAATAAGTGTCCTGCTGGCACGCGTTTCCTTCACCCTGTTTGGTCCAATATTTGATGCAACTTGTGATATGCTGACAAATCTTTCATGTGTTGTTTATAGTCATGTATATGGTGTAGTCCAATTGTTGGTCTGTTGTGTTAGTATTAGATCTAGAAGTAGTGTTGAGACAGGGACACCTTCCACACTCTGCTTTCAAGTGTAGGAACCTTGGATACCATAAGCGGTTCTTGCCTTTTTCTCCATTTTCAACACTCTCGTGACTCACGGGATCCTGTGGTTGCAATAGCTTTGCTTGACAAATTGGAAAGCTTAGTAAAGACAAAGATTCAGAAGATGCCATGCCCCAATGTATAaatacaagagagagagaggtctcaGTCCACCAATAGTTTAACCATCCCATAGTATCATATAATTACGCAACCCTTGCTAATAGAACAAAATGGATGATGACAGGTATTGGAACTATTGGAGGATGGTGAGATGCTGCAACAAGATCGATGGAAGATGCccgaagaggaagaggaggaagatgagTTCTGGGGCTTCGATGATCTCGACGATGGATGGGATGAATGTGATACCCCATCATCGTCTTCATCAACGAGAAGCTCCCAACCATAACTAGTCTTAGATAATCTCTCTTAACATCCTAACCCCATTTGATTGGGGGAGAGAGAGCATGTACATAAGTACTCAGTTGTATTGCCCATTTGCATACCTTGTTTAATACCTGCAGGCCTTTCTATCTCAAAGTTCTCTCCTTGCAGTGGTGATGGTGGGCCTGTGACAGGGTTCTCTTCTGTTAAGTTTGGCAGCAAGCACATGCGGTAATAGGAAGATTTCGGCCAGGTGGGGGCCTAGTGGGTGTGGGTGGGGTTGGTCTGCACACAAGGACAGGACCGGCCAGTCTTTTATTACTCCAATAGTTGGTAGTTTGAGACAGGTAGGACTTTTGTTTCTAGCTTTGTCCTTTTTGAGTGCAACGAGGATAAGTGAGTGGTTTAAACATATGAACCTAGCAGATTAGTTGAGACAAGTCCAGAAATCACTGGAGATATGAGGGGGGGTTGGGAAGAAGGTGGTTAGCTTTTAGAGCTCTTCCTGTCCCAAAGGTGGTGGTTGGAGGTGGTTGAGATTAAAAGGCCTTTGTGTGTGTGGAGCTGCTGAACTGCTGTAACAGCCAACATAGATGCAGAGAGGGCATTTAAAACACATCTCCTTTATAAACAACCCTGTGAAATGGCATTGGGTTGTCTATGGAAGAGGAATATCTAGCCTGAATGAAGGCAGGCAGATGAAGCATCCTGGGTTTGGACTGACGCTTGCCCTTGGAATGGTGATGACATAGAACCTAACCGGCTCATTTCAGACGAGGGGCTTCTTTGTCCTGAAAAGAGACAAATCACACTACAACAACCTGCACCTACTTAAGCAAGCTAAGTAGCAGAAAACTATGGCTCGCAATCTATCCAGGAAACCTTCTATTATCATTGAGAACAAGAAAAGAATTGGATGGAGATGGACCCAGTTATCCATTAAAAAGTCCCTAGTTCTAGTAGGGCAAAAGTGTAAAATTAAACAAATATATCATACTTTGTTATAAAATTTGAcataaacaaacaaacaaacaaacaaataaataaataaactaatTTCTGTAACTAACAAGGCAAGAGTGCTAGTGAGCCTCTGGATATTTGTCTCTTCTTAATTGAATAAATTTAAGTCCAAAAGTATATTCAAATCCTCATTACTTCAACATGCTCTGACATGATATATATTGCCTGACAAAAGTTATTGCTCTATATATGCTTGAGATGTGTGTTGATTATAGATTCAGTTAGGCCGCGTGGTGGAATAAGGAgctattttatcaaatatatttatttGTCAGGGGATAATTTTATTTGGCTCAATGAGGGTTAAATCTCTCAAATTCAGACAAATTTGATCCAGAGAGAGAATTGGGTTTGAACACAGAAAAGCTTCAGTAACTCAAATAAATCACGGTGTATTCTCATCATTCCCTTTGAATTAGGATGATAAAGTGTGCCACTTAATGAAGAAAGCGAATGGTATAAAACATCTGAGTGACTTTTCTGAGTTGCCTAGCATTGCTCTTCTGCATAAGCTTATCCTCTGCAAAAGGATGAGTTATTCTTTTTCATTTTCCAATTCGACCACTAATTCTCTACAACCAATTAGCATAACATCAAACCGCACTCAAACATGACCAAAGGCTAGCACAATGTTAGAGATCATTTCTACTAGTGCATCGCTCTTTTGGGACCATAATAGGGCTTGTAAATGCAATCTTTGTCCGAGGGGAATCTGCTAACACACAACCAACGTTCATTGAAGCAGGGAATTCATATTATTTAAGAGGTTGATACagttttgattgaagacttctatttaatatttgatcaaattatttcttcagTTTTGATAGATGATTGGAAATCTTTAGTATCTACACTAATAATATTCAAACACAAGATTTTTGTTCTAAATAATGATCATGTACTTGAGAAGAAACTAGAATGCAAAGGGACAAACTTATTCTGACAAACTTATTCTGCCAAAGGGTTCGGATTGTATATTTCACGTGAAAGAATAATTGATCTTCTTTCGCGACCTCGACCATTCAATTGCACTTTGCATAGGTGTCATAAGCGCAACATTGACTCGTGATCTATGCTGTGGATGAAAATAATCTATTGTGCTTTAAAAATTAGGTAAAATATGATCTAATGATTAAAATCGTCAGAGAAGATCAATTATTCTTTCATGCGAGAGATACAATCCGAACCTCTGCCGAATAGGCATGCGCTGATGTGTAATTGAAGAATAAATGCAGGGAACAAGTGAAAAGTAATTAAATGGATTTAAGGCACACTGAACTTCACAATGGTTCGGATTTATTGAAAAGACCAAATTGCCTCTTATTTTTTTGTGTTTGTAAAGTTAACAGTAAAATGATAATTGAAAAGGAATAAGAACAACCCAATTTTCTAGTATAGGCCTATGCTACTATTTTAATGAAAGAGACTTGTACCATGTGGATGGCACATCTGCCACAGGGTATAAGCCACAACTTCTTGACGTTTGGCAAGAATTTGAGAGGATGTCCCTTTACTTGGGGATACCTTCCACGTATTCTGTAATCAAATAAAGAAATGGATAAGTTCCAATATGGCAGAACGTACTCAAGTCCCCAGTCAAACAGGAACATCAATTACTATAGCACTTTCGTACCAAATGTCATCCGGTTCCAcgagtattttttttaattaatataaaaaaaatttatttatataaataatttaatttttaatttattttttagattgatgcaaaatcaataaaaCGTCATTctgaatgatattttatcatcGCCACATTACCTCCCATTTTCCATACagacgatgtcaaaaaaaaaaaattaaaaataaaaaatatcaaataatatggtgtttttaaaaacaccattccaaatgacgtttttaaaaacactatattatttgatgttttttattttttccataaaaaaaaattaaaaaataaaaaaattaaaaaaaattaaatttataaaaaaataaaaattttaattttgataaaaataaaaattatcatttaaaattagtatctccatttcaaattatctttttaaaaaaatatctgaaaaaaaataaaaatatcataaaaaaagaattgaaaagaaatagaaattataattctaaaatttaagaaaataaaaattttaattttaattcaaataaaaatcatcatttcaaattacaatctccttttcaaattaatttttttaaaaaaatatcataaaagaagaaaaaaataagaaaaaaattaaaattaaaattttgaataaattttaaaaaataaaaattttaattttaatttaaataaaaaatatttttaaattattttctccatttaaaattaaagtttttaaaaaaaatatctaaaaaaatctttaaaaatttaaaaaataaaaataccataaaaaagaaaaaatgagaaaaaaataaaaattataattttaaattaaaaaaataaaaattttaattttaattcaaataaaaaacatcatttcaaactacttttcccatttcaaattatttttaaaaaaaaaagatgttcaaaaaaataaaaaattaaaaaaataaaagagccataaaaaagtcaaaaatttaaaaaaatgagaaaaactaaaaattataattttaaatttaaaaggaataaaatttttaattttaattaaaataaaagacatcatttcaaattactttccccattataaattaatttatttaaaaaatatttcaaacaaatgaaaaaaataccttaaaaaaatttcataaaaacagaaaaaatgataaaaaagagaaaaaatgaaaattataattttaaattataaaaaaattaaaattttaatttgaattcaagaaaaataaaaggaaaaaaagtgaaaaaagggaaaaaatgtgaaaaaatataaaaaatataaattaaaattaaaaaaataaaaattttaactttaattcaaataaaaaaaatcatttcaaattactttccccatttcaaattatttttttaaaaaaatatctgaaaaaagaaaaaaattgatgtaaaaaaaataaaaaacaccataaaaaagaaaaagaaaaaataattgaattgaaaaaaaataaaaattataattctaattataattcaaataaaaaataataaaaaaattaaaattgtaattattaatttttaaaaaattaactttaattcaaataaaaaattatcatttcaaattactatccctattttaaattaattttatttatcaaaaaatcacataaaaataactaaagaaaattaaaaaaaaataaaaaaataataaaaaaaatggaagaaaatgcCAAATGGAATGGCGTTTTTTTAAAACGCCATTCTATTTGGCATTTTTGaagcataaaatccaaaaaaaaaatcctctctccctcttcttcggcGTTTCTCCTCTCCGGCGGCACGACGGCAAGTTTCCGACGGCGGTGAGCtccatcctctctctttcctcttcctctctctctctctttttccttggccgccggcgacagagggccggcggcgggcccgcacgccccgacggcggccccccgcggcgggccccggccctccccttcccttggccagccccctcctctccctcttcctctctctctccctctttttccttggccgccggtgacagagggccggcggcgggcccgcgcgccccgacggcggccccccgcg
Above is a genomic segment from Elaeis guineensis isolate ETL-2024a chromosome 1, EG11, whole genome shotgun sequence containing:
- the LOC105039642 gene encoding probable receptor-like serine/threonine-protein kinase At5g57670, which encodes MRHLYLSSRSFKRLLSVSIGKRRRIEGSPEENGSPGQDESKSIEPSQDEKPPQKPSWRCFSYEEVHKATNGFHQDNLVGRGGYAEVYRGLLEDGQVIAVKRLTRASTDEQKEKDFLQELGTIGHVRHPNVSALLGCCVDRDLHLIFEFSSHGSVSSNLHDEKSPPMAWKLRYNIAVGTARGLHYLHKGCQRRIIHRDIKASNILLTANFEPQISDFGLAKWLPSEWTHRAVAPIEGTFGCLAPEYFMHGIVDEKTDVFAFGVFLLEIISGRKPVDGSHKSLLSWAKPYLGDGTIQKLVDPRLEQDYDMGQLKRLTFIASLCVRATATWRPSMTEVLELLEDGEMLQQDRWKMPEEEEEEDEFWGFDDLDDGWDECDTPSSSSSTRSSQP